Sequence from the Patescibacteria group bacterium genome:
GATATTAGAGTTAATTTGAGGTATTATGAGAAAAATTTAAGTGAAAAATAACAAATCTTAAATGAAAAATATTACACGATATAACAAATAAATATTATCTATCAAACGACATCCTCGCCAAAAGATAACATATCGTGCTCTCCGCTCCTTGGTTCAAATTGACGCAATTAGGCAATAGCCCATCAAAACAGCCGCCGGTTATTTCATCGTAAAGCGGCTGGTCAATTGAATTCTGGCCCAAAAACCAATTAAAAGAAATCACTGCTTTGTCATAATATTCTTCTTTTTTAGTGATGCGATGGACGGTTAAAAAAGTCTGAACCATCGAAGCGGCATCAACCGGCTGCTGGTCAAAATAAGCCCGCTTGCCTTTATAATTATACCAGCCGTTATGGCCGATTAAAACCAGCCTGCCGCCTAAAATCACCAAGTTCGTTAAAAAATCCAAGCTTTCGCGAGCCGCCTCTAGATATTTTTTATTTTTTGTCAGCTCATAAGCCAGAAACAGGGCTTCGGGCAAGCGGCCGTTGGAATAAGTGATTTCTTTTTCAAACCATTTCCAATCCTTGGCGCTCTGTTCTTTATATAAGGAGACCAAGCGGTCTGCCATTTTTCTGGTTCTTCTTAAAATATCCTGGCTTGAAAATTTTTGCGAATAATAATAAAGTCCTAATATGCTGAAAGCGAAAGCTCTGGGGCTTTTTAGCCTGTAAATATTTTTTACCGCGTTGTCAAAAATAAATTTGGCAGTCATCCGGACATTTTCGTAAATACTGCTCGAACTGACATAGCCGGTTGCCCAAAGCGCCCGGCCAAAACAATCTTCACTGCCGATACTATCCAGAAACTTGCGGTTATAATCCATAAAATTATGGAATCTGCCATCTTTTCTTTGGGCATGATACAAGAAGCTTAAATAAGTATTGACTAATTTCAAACTTTCTGGATCCCTAAACCTTTTCTGATACATTGTAGCGGCGATCAAAGCCCGGGCATTGTCGTCTGTGGTATAGCCGCTGCGCCGATCATTAACAGAATGCTTAGCATGCTGAATGATCCCAACCTCATCAGTCGAATTCAATAAATGACTTATCTTAATTTCCGGAAACTTATATA
This genomic interval carries:
- a CDS encoding glycosyltransferase, producing QFQINETDLEDYINTAKEIDRDDSIKLVNIEHEFGIFGGISGDYLIAFLETIKKPVVVTFHSVIPKPEERLKRVVRAIFDRCSAVIVMAETAIKVFVEDYGLSPEKFYVIPHGVPTIPPYQSEGMKNKLGLSGRIVLSTFGLINSGKGIEYVIKALPKIKSKYPNILYLVIGETHPRIRKEEGEKYRNKLLALLKKFDLADNVKFYNKYLTLREIIDYLKATDIYIYPALDPNQITSGTLAYALSAGKAVIGTPSLYAKEVLTEGRGFLVNFKDVSGIIKTVDLILSDSKLKNQIETNAYAYSRKMTWPNVAISHLEVFKKIIKISSGVGLYKFPEIKISHLLNSTDEVGIIQHAKHSVNDRRSGYTTDDNARALIAATMYQKRFRDPESLKLVNTYLSFLYHAQRKDGRFHNFMDYNRKFLDSIGSEDCFGRALWATGYVSSSSIYENVRMTAKFIFDNAVKNIYRLKSPRAFAFSILGLYYYSQKFSSQDILRRTRKMADRLVSLYKEQSAKDWKWFEKEITYSNGRLPEALFLAYELTKNKKYLEAARESLDFLTNLVILGGRLVLIGHNGWYNYKGKRAYFDQQPVDAASMVQTFLTVHRITKKEEYYDKAVISFNWFLGQNSIDQPLYDEITGGCFDGLLPNCVNLNQGAESTICYLLARMSFDR